In Seriola aureovittata isolate HTS-2021-v1 ecotype China chromosome 17, ASM2101889v1, whole genome shotgun sequence, a genomic segment contains:
- the elavl3 gene encoding ELAV-like protein 3 isoform X11: protein MVTQIISTMETQVSNGPSGTSLPNGPVISTNGSTDDSKTNLIVNYLPQNMTQEEFKSLFGSIGEIESCKLVRDKITGQSLGYGFVNYVDPNDADKAINTLNGLKLQTKTIKVSYARPSSASIRDANLYVSGLPKTMSQKDMEQLFSQYGRIITSRILVDQVTAGISRGVGFIRFDKRNEAEEAIKGLNGQKPLGAAEPITVKFANNPSQKTGQALLTQLYQTAARRYTGPLHHQTQRFSSPTLFPRFSPITIDSMTSLAGVNLTGPTGAGWCIFVYNLSPEADESVLWQLFGPFGAVTNVKVIRDFTTNKCKGFGFVTMTNYDEAAMAIASLNGYRLGDRVLQVSFKTSKQHKA from the exons ATGGTTACT CAGATAATCAGCACCATGGAAACCCAGGTGTCCAACGGTCCAAGCGGAACCAGTCTGCCAAACGGTCCAGTCATCAGTACCAATGGCTCCACGGACGACAGCAAAACCAACCTGATCGTTAACTATCTGCCTCAGAACATGACCCAGGAAGAATTCAAAAGTTTGTTTGGTAGCATCGGAGAGATTGAGTCCTGCAAGCTAGTCAGAGACAAGATAACAG GTCAGAGTTTGGGATATGGCTTCGTAAACTATGTGGATCCAAATGATGCAGACAAGGCCATCAACACGCTCAATGGTCTCAAACTACAGACTAAAACAATCAAG GTATCATATGCCCGGCCAAGCTCGGCTTCTATTCGTGATGCCAACCTTTATGTGAGTGGACTCCCCAAGACCATGAGCCAGAAAGACATGGAACAGCTGTTCTCCCAATATGGTCGCATCATCACATCCCGCATCTTAGTGGACCAAGTTACAG CAGGCATATCACGAGGAGTGGGCTTCATCCGGTTTGACAAGCGAAATGAAGCAGAGGAGGCCATCAAAGGTCTGAACGGACAGAAGCCTTTGGGTGCCGCTGAGCCCATCACTGTCAAGTTCGCCAACAACCCCAGCCAGAAGACAGGCCAGGCCTTACTGACTCAGCTGTACCAGACTGCTGCCCGCCGCTACACGGGGCCTCTGCACCACCAGACTCAGCGTTTCAG CTCTCCTACTCTCTTCCCCAGATTCTCGCCCATCACCATTGACAGCATGACCAGCCTTGCCGGGGTCAACCTTACTGGTCCAACTGGAGCCGGCTGGTGCATCTTTGTGTACAACCTGTCCCCTGAGGCGGACGAGAGCGTCCTGTGGCAGCTCTTTGGGCCGTTCGGCGCCGTCACCAATGTCAAGGTCATCCGTGACTTCACCACCAACAAATGTAAGGGCTTTGGCTTTGTCACCATGACCAATTACGATGAAGCCGCCATGGCCATCGCTAGCCTTAATGGCTACCGCCTGGGTGACCGCGTGCTGCAGGTTTCCTTCAAGACCAGCAAGCAGCACAAGGCCTGA
- the elavl3 gene encoding ELAV-like protein 3 isoform X6, translating to MVTIISTMETQVSNGPSGTSLPNGPVISTNGSTDDSKTNLIVNYLPQNMTQEEFKSLFGSIGEIESCKLVRDKITGQSLGYGFVNYVDPNDADKAINTLNGLKLQTKTIKVSYARPSSASIRDANLYVSGLPKTMSQKDMEQLFSQYGRIITSRILVDQVTAGISRGVGFIRFDKRNEAEEAIKGLNGQKPLGAAEPITVKFANNPSQKTGQALLTQLYQTAARRYTGPLHHQTQRFRLDNLLNASYGVKSSPTLFPRFSPITIDSMTSLAGVNLTGPTGAGWCIFVYNLSPEADESVLWQLFGPFGAVTNVKVIRDFTTNKCKGFGFVTMTNYDEAAMAIASLNGYRLGDRVLQVSFKTSKQHKA from the exons ATGGTTACT ATAATCAGCACCATGGAAACCCAGGTGTCCAACGGTCCAAGCGGAACCAGTCTGCCAAACGGTCCAGTCATCAGTACCAATGGCTCCACGGACGACAGCAAAACCAACCTGATCGTTAACTATCTGCCTCAGAACATGACCCAGGAAGAATTCAAAAGTTTGTTTGGTAGCATCGGAGAGATTGAGTCCTGCAAGCTAGTCAGAGACAAGATAACAG GTCAGAGTTTGGGATATGGCTTCGTAAACTATGTGGATCCAAATGATGCAGACAAGGCCATCAACACGCTCAATGGTCTCAAACTACAGACTAAAACAATCAAG GTATCATATGCCCGGCCAAGCTCGGCTTCTATTCGTGATGCCAACCTTTATGTGAGTGGACTCCCCAAGACCATGAGCCAGAAAGACATGGAACAGCTGTTCTCCCAATATGGTCGCATCATCACATCCCGCATCTTAGTGGACCAAGTTACAG CAGGCATATCACGAGGAGTGGGCTTCATCCGGTTTGACAAGCGAAATGAAGCAGAGGAGGCCATCAAAGGTCTGAACGGACAGAAGCCTTTGGGTGCCGCTGAGCCCATCACTGTCAAGTTCGCCAACAACCCCAGCCAGAAGACAGGCCAGGCCTTACTGACTCAGCTGTACCAGACTGCTGCCCGCCGCTACACGGGGCCTCTGCACCACCAGACTCAGCGTTTCAG ACTCGACAATTTACTAAACGCCAGCTACGGAGTCAAGAG CTCTCCTACTCTCTTCCCCAGATTCTCGCCCATCACCATTGACAGCATGACCAGCCTTGCCGGGGTCAACCTTACTGGTCCAACTGGAGCCGGCTGGTGCATCTTTGTGTACAACCTGTCCCCTGAGGCGGACGAGAGCGTCCTGTGGCAGCTCTTTGGGCCGTTCGGCGCCGTCACCAATGTCAAGGTCATCCGTGACTTCACCACCAACAAATGTAAGGGCTTTGGCTTTGTCACCATGACCAATTACGATGAAGCCGCCATGGCCATCGCTAGCCTTAATGGCTACCGCCTGGGTGACCGCGTGCTGCAGGTTTCCTTCAAGACCAGCAAGCAGCACAAGGCCTGA
- the elavl3 gene encoding ELAV-like protein 3 isoform X9, translating into MVTIISTMETQVSNGPSGTSLPNGPVISTNGSTDDSKTNLIVNYLPQNMTQEEFKSLFGSIGEIESCKLVRDKITGQSLGYGFVNYVDPNDADKAINTLNGLKLQTKTIKVSYARPSSASIRDANLYVSGLPKTMSQKDMEQLFSQYGRIITSRILVDQVTAGISRGVGFIRFDKRNEAEEAIKGLNGQKPLGAAEPITVKFANNPSQKTGQALLTQLYQTAARRYTGPLHHQTQRFRLDNLLNASYGVKRFSPITIDSMTSLAGVNLTGPTGAGWCIFVYNLSPEADESVLWQLFGPFGAVTNVKVIRDFTTNKCKGFGFVTMTNYDEAAMAIASLNGYRLGDRVLQVSFKTSKQHKA; encoded by the exons ATGGTTACT ATAATCAGCACCATGGAAACCCAGGTGTCCAACGGTCCAAGCGGAACCAGTCTGCCAAACGGTCCAGTCATCAGTACCAATGGCTCCACGGACGACAGCAAAACCAACCTGATCGTTAACTATCTGCCTCAGAACATGACCCAGGAAGAATTCAAAAGTTTGTTTGGTAGCATCGGAGAGATTGAGTCCTGCAAGCTAGTCAGAGACAAGATAACAG GTCAGAGTTTGGGATATGGCTTCGTAAACTATGTGGATCCAAATGATGCAGACAAGGCCATCAACACGCTCAATGGTCTCAAACTACAGACTAAAACAATCAAG GTATCATATGCCCGGCCAAGCTCGGCTTCTATTCGTGATGCCAACCTTTATGTGAGTGGACTCCCCAAGACCATGAGCCAGAAAGACATGGAACAGCTGTTCTCCCAATATGGTCGCATCATCACATCCCGCATCTTAGTGGACCAAGTTACAG CAGGCATATCACGAGGAGTGGGCTTCATCCGGTTTGACAAGCGAAATGAAGCAGAGGAGGCCATCAAAGGTCTGAACGGACAGAAGCCTTTGGGTGCCGCTGAGCCCATCACTGTCAAGTTCGCCAACAACCCCAGCCAGAAGACAGGCCAGGCCTTACTGACTCAGCTGTACCAGACTGCTGCCCGCCGCTACACGGGGCCTCTGCACCACCAGACTCAGCGTTTCAG ACTCGACAATTTACTAAACGCCAGCTACGGAGTCAAGAG ATTCTCGCCCATCACCATTGACAGCATGACCAGCCTTGCCGGGGTCAACCTTACTGGTCCAACTGGAGCCGGCTGGTGCATCTTTGTGTACAACCTGTCCCCTGAGGCGGACGAGAGCGTCCTGTGGCAGCTCTTTGGGCCGTTCGGCGCCGTCACCAATGTCAAGGTCATCCGTGACTTCACCACCAACAAATGTAAGGGCTTTGGCTTTGTCACCATGACCAATTACGATGAAGCCGCCATGGCCATCGCTAGCCTTAATGGCTACCGCCTGGGTGACCGCGTGCTGCAGGTTTCCTTCAAGACCAGCAAGCAGCACAAGGCCTGA
- the elavl3 gene encoding ELAV-like protein 3 isoform X3 gives MVTQIISTMETQVSNGPSGTSLPNGPVISTNGSTDDSKTNLIVNYLPQNMTQEEFKSLFGSIGEIESCKLVRDKITGQSLGYGFVNYVDPNDADKAINTLNGLKLQTKTIKVSYARPSSASIRDANLYVSGLPKTMSQKDMEQLFSQYGRIITSRILVDQVTGISRGVGFIRFDKRNEAEEAIKGLNGQKPLGAAEPITVKFANNPSQKTGQALLTQLYQTAARRYTGPLHHQTQRFSVIPSLGKGPDPNNSSKPILDNLLNASYGVKSSPTLFPRFSPITIDSMTSLAGVNLTGPTGAGWCIFVYNLSPEADESVLWQLFGPFGAVTNVKVIRDFTTNKCKGFGFVTMTNYDEAAMAIASLNGYRLGDRVLQVSFKTSKQHKA, from the exons ATGGTTACT CAGATAATCAGCACCATGGAAACCCAGGTGTCCAACGGTCCAAGCGGAACCAGTCTGCCAAACGGTCCAGTCATCAGTACCAATGGCTCCACGGACGACAGCAAAACCAACCTGATCGTTAACTATCTGCCTCAGAACATGACCCAGGAAGAATTCAAAAGTTTGTTTGGTAGCATCGGAGAGATTGAGTCCTGCAAGCTAGTCAGAGACAAGATAACAG GTCAGAGTTTGGGATATGGCTTCGTAAACTATGTGGATCCAAATGATGCAGACAAGGCCATCAACACGCTCAATGGTCTCAAACTACAGACTAAAACAATCAAG GTATCATATGCCCGGCCAAGCTCGGCTTCTATTCGTGATGCCAACCTTTATGTGAGTGGACTCCCCAAGACCATGAGCCAGAAAGACATGGAACAGCTGTTCTCCCAATATGGTCGCATCATCACATCCCGCATCTTAGTGGACCAAGTTACAG GCATATCACGAGGAGTGGGCTTCATCCGGTTTGACAAGCGAAATGAAGCAGAGGAGGCCATCAAAGGTCTGAACGGACAGAAGCCTTTGGGTGCCGCTGAGCCCATCACTGTCAAGTTCGCCAACAACCCCAGCCAGAAGACAGGCCAGGCCTTACTGACTCAGCTGTACCAGACTGCTGCCCGCCGCTACACGGGGCCTCTGCACCACCAGACTCAGCGTTTCAG CGTGATCCCTTCACTTGGAAAGGGACCTGATCCAAATAACAGCTCAAAACCAAT ACTCGACAATTTACTAAACGCCAGCTACGGAGTCAAGAG CTCTCCTACTCTCTTCCCCAGATTCTCGCCCATCACCATTGACAGCATGACCAGCCTTGCCGGGGTCAACCTTACTGGTCCAACTGGAGCCGGCTGGTGCATCTTTGTGTACAACCTGTCCCCTGAGGCGGACGAGAGCGTCCTGTGGCAGCTCTTTGGGCCGTTCGGCGCCGTCACCAATGTCAAGGTCATCCGTGACTTCACCACCAACAAATGTAAGGGCTTTGGCTTTGTCACCATGACCAATTACGATGAAGCCGCCATGGCCATCGCTAGCCTTAATGGCTACCGCCTGGGTGACCGCGTGCTGCAGGTTTCCTTCAAGACCAGCAAGCAGCACAAGGCCTGA
- the elavl3 gene encoding ELAV-like protein 3 isoform X10, with protein MVTQIISTMETQVSNGPSGTSLPNGPVISTNGSTDDSKTNLIVNYLPQNMTQEEFKSLFGSIGEIESCKLVRDKITGQSLGYGFVNYVDPNDADKAINTLNGLKLQTKTIKVSYARPSSASIRDANLYVSGLPKTMSQKDMEQLFSQYGRIITSRILVDQVTGISRGVGFIRFDKRNEAEEAIKGLNGQKPLGAAEPITVKFANNPSQKTGQALLTQLYQTAARRYTGPLHHQTQRFRLDNLLNASYGVKRFSPITIDSMTSLAGVNLTGPTGAGWCIFVYNLSPEADESVLWQLFGPFGAVTNVKVIRDFTTNKCKGFGFVTMTNYDEAAMAIASLNGYRLGDRVLQVSFKTSKQHKA; from the exons ATGGTTACT CAGATAATCAGCACCATGGAAACCCAGGTGTCCAACGGTCCAAGCGGAACCAGTCTGCCAAACGGTCCAGTCATCAGTACCAATGGCTCCACGGACGACAGCAAAACCAACCTGATCGTTAACTATCTGCCTCAGAACATGACCCAGGAAGAATTCAAAAGTTTGTTTGGTAGCATCGGAGAGATTGAGTCCTGCAAGCTAGTCAGAGACAAGATAACAG GTCAGAGTTTGGGATATGGCTTCGTAAACTATGTGGATCCAAATGATGCAGACAAGGCCATCAACACGCTCAATGGTCTCAAACTACAGACTAAAACAATCAAG GTATCATATGCCCGGCCAAGCTCGGCTTCTATTCGTGATGCCAACCTTTATGTGAGTGGACTCCCCAAGACCATGAGCCAGAAAGACATGGAACAGCTGTTCTCCCAATATGGTCGCATCATCACATCCCGCATCTTAGTGGACCAAGTTACAG GCATATCACGAGGAGTGGGCTTCATCCGGTTTGACAAGCGAAATGAAGCAGAGGAGGCCATCAAAGGTCTGAACGGACAGAAGCCTTTGGGTGCCGCTGAGCCCATCACTGTCAAGTTCGCCAACAACCCCAGCCAGAAGACAGGCCAGGCCTTACTGACTCAGCTGTACCAGACTGCTGCCCGCCGCTACACGGGGCCTCTGCACCACCAGACTCAGCGTTTCAG ACTCGACAATTTACTAAACGCCAGCTACGGAGTCAAGAG ATTCTCGCCCATCACCATTGACAGCATGACCAGCCTTGCCGGGGTCAACCTTACTGGTCCAACTGGAGCCGGCTGGTGCATCTTTGTGTACAACCTGTCCCCTGAGGCGGACGAGAGCGTCCTGTGGCAGCTCTTTGGGCCGTTCGGCGCCGTCACCAATGTCAAGGTCATCCGTGACTTCACCACCAACAAATGTAAGGGCTTTGGCTTTGTCACCATGACCAATTACGATGAAGCCGCCATGGCCATCGCTAGCCTTAATGGCTACCGCCTGGGTGACCGCGTGCTGCAGGTTTCCTTCAAGACCAGCAAGCAGCACAAGGCCTGA
- the elavl3 gene encoding ELAV-like protein 3 isoform X7 has product MVTQIISTMETQVSNGPSGTSLPNGPVISTNGSTDDSKTNLIVNYLPQNMTQEEFKSLFGSIGEIESCKLVRDKITGQSLGYGFVNYVDPNDADKAINTLNGLKLQTKTIKVSYARPSSASIRDANLYVSGLPKTMSQKDMEQLFSQYGRIITSRILVDQVTGISRGVGFIRFDKRNEAEEAIKGLNGQKPLGAAEPITVKFANNPSQKTGQALLTQLYQTAARRYTGPLHHQTQRFRLDNLLNASYGVKSSPTLFPRFSPITIDSMTSLAGVNLTGPTGAGWCIFVYNLSPEADESVLWQLFGPFGAVTNVKVIRDFTTNKCKGFGFVTMTNYDEAAMAIASLNGYRLGDRVLQVSFKTSKQHKA; this is encoded by the exons ATGGTTACT CAGATAATCAGCACCATGGAAACCCAGGTGTCCAACGGTCCAAGCGGAACCAGTCTGCCAAACGGTCCAGTCATCAGTACCAATGGCTCCACGGACGACAGCAAAACCAACCTGATCGTTAACTATCTGCCTCAGAACATGACCCAGGAAGAATTCAAAAGTTTGTTTGGTAGCATCGGAGAGATTGAGTCCTGCAAGCTAGTCAGAGACAAGATAACAG GTCAGAGTTTGGGATATGGCTTCGTAAACTATGTGGATCCAAATGATGCAGACAAGGCCATCAACACGCTCAATGGTCTCAAACTACAGACTAAAACAATCAAG GTATCATATGCCCGGCCAAGCTCGGCTTCTATTCGTGATGCCAACCTTTATGTGAGTGGACTCCCCAAGACCATGAGCCAGAAAGACATGGAACAGCTGTTCTCCCAATATGGTCGCATCATCACATCCCGCATCTTAGTGGACCAAGTTACAG GCATATCACGAGGAGTGGGCTTCATCCGGTTTGACAAGCGAAATGAAGCAGAGGAGGCCATCAAAGGTCTGAACGGACAGAAGCCTTTGGGTGCCGCTGAGCCCATCACTGTCAAGTTCGCCAACAACCCCAGCCAGAAGACAGGCCAGGCCTTACTGACTCAGCTGTACCAGACTGCTGCCCGCCGCTACACGGGGCCTCTGCACCACCAGACTCAGCGTTTCAG ACTCGACAATTTACTAAACGCCAGCTACGGAGTCAAGAG CTCTCCTACTCTCTTCCCCAGATTCTCGCCCATCACCATTGACAGCATGACCAGCCTTGCCGGGGTCAACCTTACTGGTCCAACTGGAGCCGGCTGGTGCATCTTTGTGTACAACCTGTCCCCTGAGGCGGACGAGAGCGTCCTGTGGCAGCTCTTTGGGCCGTTCGGCGCCGTCACCAATGTCAAGGTCATCCGTGACTTCACCACCAACAAATGTAAGGGCTTTGGCTTTGTCACCATGACCAATTACGATGAAGCCGCCATGGCCATCGCTAGCCTTAATGGCTACCGCCTGGGTGACCGCGTGCTGCAGGTTTCCTTCAAGACCAGCAAGCAGCACAAGGCCTGA
- the elavl3 gene encoding ELAV-like protein 3 isoform X12 — MVTQIISTMETQVSNGPSGTSLPNGPVISTNGSTDDSKTNLIVNYLPQNMTQEEFKSLFGSIGEIESCKLVRDKITGQSLGYGFVNYVDPNDADKAINTLNGLKLQTKTIKVSYARPSSASIRDANLYVSGLPKTMSQKDMEQLFSQYGRIITSRILVDQVTAGISRGVGFIRFDKRNEAEEAIKGLNGQKPLGAAEPITVKFANNPSQKTGQALLTQLYQTAARRYTGPLHHQTQRFRFSPITIDSMTSLAGVNLTGPTGAGWCIFVYNLSPEADESVLWQLFGPFGAVTNVKVIRDFTTNKCKGFGFVTMTNYDEAAMAIASLNGYRLGDRVLQVSFKTSKQHKA; from the exons ATGGTTACT CAGATAATCAGCACCATGGAAACCCAGGTGTCCAACGGTCCAAGCGGAACCAGTCTGCCAAACGGTCCAGTCATCAGTACCAATGGCTCCACGGACGACAGCAAAACCAACCTGATCGTTAACTATCTGCCTCAGAACATGACCCAGGAAGAATTCAAAAGTTTGTTTGGTAGCATCGGAGAGATTGAGTCCTGCAAGCTAGTCAGAGACAAGATAACAG GTCAGAGTTTGGGATATGGCTTCGTAAACTATGTGGATCCAAATGATGCAGACAAGGCCATCAACACGCTCAATGGTCTCAAACTACAGACTAAAACAATCAAG GTATCATATGCCCGGCCAAGCTCGGCTTCTATTCGTGATGCCAACCTTTATGTGAGTGGACTCCCCAAGACCATGAGCCAGAAAGACATGGAACAGCTGTTCTCCCAATATGGTCGCATCATCACATCCCGCATCTTAGTGGACCAAGTTACAG CAGGCATATCACGAGGAGTGGGCTTCATCCGGTTTGACAAGCGAAATGAAGCAGAGGAGGCCATCAAAGGTCTGAACGGACAGAAGCCTTTGGGTGCCGCTGAGCCCATCACTGTCAAGTTCGCCAACAACCCCAGCCAGAAGACAGGCCAGGCCTTACTGACTCAGCTGTACCAGACTGCTGCCCGCCGCTACACGGGGCCTCTGCACCACCAGACTCAGCGTTTCAG ATTCTCGCCCATCACCATTGACAGCATGACCAGCCTTGCCGGGGTCAACCTTACTGGTCCAACTGGAGCCGGCTGGTGCATCTTTGTGTACAACCTGTCCCCTGAGGCGGACGAGAGCGTCCTGTGGCAGCTCTTTGGGCCGTTCGGCGCCGTCACCAATGTCAAGGTCATCCGTGACTTCACCACCAACAAATGTAAGGGCTTTGGCTTTGTCACCATGACCAATTACGATGAAGCCGCCATGGCCATCGCTAGCCTTAATGGCTACCGCCTGGGTGACCGCGTGCTGCAGGTTTCCTTCAAGACCAGCAAGCAGCACAAGGCCTGA
- the elavl3 gene encoding ELAV-like protein 3 isoform X2 yields the protein MVTIISTMETQVSNGPSGTSLPNGPVISTNGSTDDSKTNLIVNYLPQNMTQEEFKSLFGSIGEIESCKLVRDKITGQSLGYGFVNYVDPNDADKAINTLNGLKLQTKTIKVSYARPSSASIRDANLYVSGLPKTMSQKDMEQLFSQYGRIITSRILVDQVTAGISRGVGFIRFDKRNEAEEAIKGLNGQKPLGAAEPITVKFANNPSQKTGQALLTQLYQTAARRYTGPLHHQTQRFSVIPSLGKGPDPNNSSKPILDNLLNASYGVKSSPTLFPRFSPITIDSMTSLAGVNLTGPTGAGWCIFVYNLSPEADESVLWQLFGPFGAVTNVKVIRDFTTNKCKGFGFVTMTNYDEAAMAIASLNGYRLGDRVLQVSFKTSKQHKA from the exons ATGGTTACT ATAATCAGCACCATGGAAACCCAGGTGTCCAACGGTCCAAGCGGAACCAGTCTGCCAAACGGTCCAGTCATCAGTACCAATGGCTCCACGGACGACAGCAAAACCAACCTGATCGTTAACTATCTGCCTCAGAACATGACCCAGGAAGAATTCAAAAGTTTGTTTGGTAGCATCGGAGAGATTGAGTCCTGCAAGCTAGTCAGAGACAAGATAACAG GTCAGAGTTTGGGATATGGCTTCGTAAACTATGTGGATCCAAATGATGCAGACAAGGCCATCAACACGCTCAATGGTCTCAAACTACAGACTAAAACAATCAAG GTATCATATGCCCGGCCAAGCTCGGCTTCTATTCGTGATGCCAACCTTTATGTGAGTGGACTCCCCAAGACCATGAGCCAGAAAGACATGGAACAGCTGTTCTCCCAATATGGTCGCATCATCACATCCCGCATCTTAGTGGACCAAGTTACAG CAGGCATATCACGAGGAGTGGGCTTCATCCGGTTTGACAAGCGAAATGAAGCAGAGGAGGCCATCAAAGGTCTGAACGGACAGAAGCCTTTGGGTGCCGCTGAGCCCATCACTGTCAAGTTCGCCAACAACCCCAGCCAGAAGACAGGCCAGGCCTTACTGACTCAGCTGTACCAGACTGCTGCCCGCCGCTACACGGGGCCTCTGCACCACCAGACTCAGCGTTTCAG CGTGATCCCTTCACTTGGAAAGGGACCTGATCCAAATAACAGCTCAAAACCAAT ACTCGACAATTTACTAAACGCCAGCTACGGAGTCAAGAG CTCTCCTACTCTCTTCCCCAGATTCTCGCCCATCACCATTGACAGCATGACCAGCCTTGCCGGGGTCAACCTTACTGGTCCAACTGGAGCCGGCTGGTGCATCTTTGTGTACAACCTGTCCCCTGAGGCGGACGAGAGCGTCCTGTGGCAGCTCTTTGGGCCGTTCGGCGCCGTCACCAATGTCAAGGTCATCCGTGACTTCACCACCAACAAATGTAAGGGCTTTGGCTTTGTCACCATGACCAATTACGATGAAGCCGCCATGGCCATCGCTAGCCTTAATGGCTACCGCCTGGGTGACCGCGTGCTGCAGGTTTCCTTCAAGACCAGCAAGCAGCACAAGGCCTGA
- the elavl3 gene encoding ELAV-like protein 3 isoform X1, which yields MVTQIISTMETQVSNGPSGTSLPNGPVISTNGSTDDSKTNLIVNYLPQNMTQEEFKSLFGSIGEIESCKLVRDKITGQSLGYGFVNYVDPNDADKAINTLNGLKLQTKTIKVSYARPSSASIRDANLYVSGLPKTMSQKDMEQLFSQYGRIITSRILVDQVTAGISRGVGFIRFDKRNEAEEAIKGLNGQKPLGAAEPITVKFANNPSQKTGQALLTQLYQTAARRYTGPLHHQTQRFSVIPSLGKGPDPNNSSKPILDNLLNASYGVKSSPTLFPRFSPITIDSMTSLAGVNLTGPTGAGWCIFVYNLSPEADESVLWQLFGPFGAVTNVKVIRDFTTNKCKGFGFVTMTNYDEAAMAIASLNGYRLGDRVLQVSFKTSKQHKA from the exons ATGGTTACT CAGATAATCAGCACCATGGAAACCCAGGTGTCCAACGGTCCAAGCGGAACCAGTCTGCCAAACGGTCCAGTCATCAGTACCAATGGCTCCACGGACGACAGCAAAACCAACCTGATCGTTAACTATCTGCCTCAGAACATGACCCAGGAAGAATTCAAAAGTTTGTTTGGTAGCATCGGAGAGATTGAGTCCTGCAAGCTAGTCAGAGACAAGATAACAG GTCAGAGTTTGGGATATGGCTTCGTAAACTATGTGGATCCAAATGATGCAGACAAGGCCATCAACACGCTCAATGGTCTCAAACTACAGACTAAAACAATCAAG GTATCATATGCCCGGCCAAGCTCGGCTTCTATTCGTGATGCCAACCTTTATGTGAGTGGACTCCCCAAGACCATGAGCCAGAAAGACATGGAACAGCTGTTCTCCCAATATGGTCGCATCATCACATCCCGCATCTTAGTGGACCAAGTTACAG CAGGCATATCACGAGGAGTGGGCTTCATCCGGTTTGACAAGCGAAATGAAGCAGAGGAGGCCATCAAAGGTCTGAACGGACAGAAGCCTTTGGGTGCCGCTGAGCCCATCACTGTCAAGTTCGCCAACAACCCCAGCCAGAAGACAGGCCAGGCCTTACTGACTCAGCTGTACCAGACTGCTGCCCGCCGCTACACGGGGCCTCTGCACCACCAGACTCAGCGTTTCAG CGTGATCCCTTCACTTGGAAAGGGACCTGATCCAAATAACAGCTCAAAACCAAT ACTCGACAATTTACTAAACGCCAGCTACGGAGTCAAGAG CTCTCCTACTCTCTTCCCCAGATTCTCGCCCATCACCATTGACAGCATGACCAGCCTTGCCGGGGTCAACCTTACTGGTCCAACTGGAGCCGGCTGGTGCATCTTTGTGTACAACCTGTCCCCTGAGGCGGACGAGAGCGTCCTGTGGCAGCTCTTTGGGCCGTTCGGCGCCGTCACCAATGTCAAGGTCATCCGTGACTTCACCACCAACAAATGTAAGGGCTTTGGCTTTGTCACCATGACCAATTACGATGAAGCCGCCATGGCCATCGCTAGCCTTAATGGCTACCGCCTGGGTGACCGCGTGCTGCAGGTTTCCTTCAAGACCAGCAAGCAGCACAAGGCCTGA